A single region of the Leptodactylus fuscus isolate aLepFus1 chromosome 5, aLepFus1.hap2, whole genome shotgun sequence genome encodes:
- the LOC142203051 gene encoding sulfate transporter-like translates to MAQNTDSDNPFKSDFPVQRERSLSLPFSSVELEEHIKPEVNPKEVIWEKTKLCCRSTPGKIGSYLFELFPVLTWLPRYKVKEYLLGDIVSGLIVGIVTIPQSIAYSLLASQDPIYGLYSNFFCCIIYFFMATSRHNCIGTFGVLCLMVGQSVNKHLRDAGFPEEGEIILNSTLATNGTVCGRSCYAITVATSLTFMVGVYQILMGLFHLGFISMYLSEPLLSGFVTGSSLTIVTSQMKYVLGLKIPRRDGAGSLVLTWIDVFSNLQTTNICDLVTSIVALAVMLPIKHLNDKYKNKLKVPIPVELFVIIVATLSSHYFNFNGKYGSSICGPIPTGFLSPKAPEWSLIPKIAIDAVPIAIIGFAMTVSLAEIFAKKHGYTIRTNQEMIAIGMCNMIPSFFYSFATCAALAKTLLKESSGAKTQLNGIVTAIVLLLVLLAIAPLFYSLQNCILGIITIVSLQSAILKFGDTPKMWRISRIDTVVWWVSMSASAVISTEIGLLVGVCFSMLCVIVRTQRPRATLLGQVSGTEIYEDQFQYKELDSVPNIKIYRFDGSLYYANKDYFKSTLYSKTGVNPSMVSALQRKAKKKMEDANAQNTKFRFFSKLNVIKTVCKSDKSMDSPLPKIIMHSLIIDCGAMQFVDSVGLSVLKEVRNDYEEIGVWVFLANCNPSVRRLLDSGEFYSKANNNDSEHAFHSVHEAVTFAARKFRKKRRLNQINNPDFVSTIVDGEYEITKH, encoded by the exons ATGGCTCAG AATACAGATTCTGATAATCCTTTCAAAAGTGACTTCCCCGTCCAGCGTGAGCGCTCACTTTCACTCCCTTTCAGCTCGGTGGAACTTGAAGAACATATCAAGCCAGAGGTCAATCCTAAAGAAGTCATTTGGGAGAAAACTAAACTTTGCTGTAGAAGTACTCCAGGAAAAATAGGCAGCTATTTATTTGAACTTTTCCCCGTGCTTACTTGGCTTCCTCGCTACAAGGTTAAGGAATATTTGCTTGGTGACATTGTGTCCGGACTCATAGTCGGTATTGTTACCATTCCTCAGTCTATAGCTTATTCACTATTGGCAAGCCAAGATCCAATTTATGGCCTATACAGTAACTTTTTTTGCTGTATCATCTATTTCTTTATGGCTACATCTCGCCATAATTGCATCGGTACATTTGGGGTTCTTTGTCTTATGGTAGGCCAGTCTGTGAACAAACATCTAAGAGATGCAGGTTTTCCAGAAGAGGGGGAGATTATATTGAATTCAACTCTTGCCACCAATGGAACTGTATGTGGTCGAAGCTGTTATGCCATTACGGTGGCCACCTCTTTAACATTCATGGTTGGAGTTTACCAG atACTTATGGGACTCTTTCATCTAGGTTTTATCTCCATGTACTTATCTGAGCCCTTACTGAGTGGTTTTGTTACCGGGTCTTCACTCACCATTGTAACCTCGCAGATGAAATATGTGTTAGGCTTGAAGATTCCTCGTCGTGACGGGGCAGGGTCTTTGGTCTTGACGTGGATTGATGTTTTCTCAAACTTACAAACCACTAACATTTGTGACTTAGTAACCAGTATTGTTGCATTAGCTGTTATGCTGCCAATCAAACACCTCAATGACAAGTATAAGAATAAGTTGAAGGTTCCAATACCAGTAGAGCTGTTTGTTATCATTGTCGCGACTTTGTCTTCCCATTATTTTAATTTCAATGGCAAATATGGCTCATCAATTTGTGGACCAATACCTACTGGATTTTTGTCCCCAAAAGCACCAGAGTGGAGTTTAATTCCAAAAATTGCAATTGATGCAGTCCCTATTGCTATAATTGGATTTGCAATGACAGTATCTTTGGCTGAAATATTTGCTAAAAAACATGGGTACACTATCCGTACCAACCAGGAGATGATAGCTATAGGTATGTGCAATATGATCCCATCTTTCTTTTACTCTTTTGCAACCTGTGCTGCTCTAGCCAAAACTCTACTTAAAGAATCCTCTGGTGCCAAAACACAACTCAACGGTATTGTGACTGCAATAGTTTTACTGCTCGTATTGTTAGCCATTGCCCCACTTTTCTACTCACTACAAAACTGTATTTTAGGAATTATCACAATTGTTAGCCTTCAGAGTGCAATTCTGAAATTTGGAGACACACCAAAAATGTGGAGAATTAGTAGAATTGACACGGTGGTCTGGTGGGTCAGTATGTCGGCTTCTGCTGTGATTTCTACTGAGATTGGACTGTTGGTTGGCGTCTGCTTTTCTATGCTCTGCGTGATAGTCCGCACACAGAGGCCAAGAGCTACTCTTTTGGGCCAAGTCAGTGGGACAGAGATTTATGAAGATCAGTTTCAATACAAAGAGCTAGACAGTGTGCCAAATATCAAAATATATCGCTTTGATGGTTCTCTCTACTATGCCAACAAGGACTATTTTAAATCAACCTTGTATAGCAAAACTGGTGTTAACCCATCAATGGTGTCAGCTTTACAAAGAAAGgccaagaagaagatggaggatgcCAATGCACAAAACACAAAGTTCAggtttttttctaaactgaatgtAATTAAAACAGTCTGTAAATCTGACAAATCTATGGATTCGCCCCTCCCTAAGATCATTATGCACTCTCTGATAATTGACTGTGGTGCTATGCAGTTCGTAGACAGTGTAGGCCTCAGTGTACTCAAAGAGGTCCGCAACGACTATGAGGAGATCGGTGTATGGGTATTTCTAGCCAACTGCAATCCATCAGTACGCCGTTTACTTGACAGCGGAGAATTCTATAGCAAAGCAAATAACAATGACAGTGAACACGCATTTCACAGTGTACATGAGGCAGTCACATTCGCAGCGAGGaaattccggaagaaaagaaggcTAAATCAAATAAATAATCCAGATTTTGTTTCCACGATTGTTGATGGAGAATATGAAATCACCAAACATTAG
- the LOC142203052 gene encoding sulfate transporter-like: MIEGSSDITAVKVTAEVLFSSGSQFIEEIKLKIEKIKRTDTNIKVLEDTGNDLPDQSQDERQYENQYMHVRLEEHVQPELSTKELIVIKTREYSKIGPKLVTNFFLTLFPVLQWLPRYKIKKYLPGDLTSGIIVGIVTIPQSIAYSLLANQDPIYGLYTNFFCCIIYFLTATSRHNCVGTYGVLCLMIGESVNKQLKAAGYVTDGTTATVVNATLTNGTICDKSCYAITVATSLTFIVGVYQILMGIFQLGFISMYLSEPLLSGFVTGSSLTILTSQMKYLLGLKIPRRDGAGALVMTWIDIFANIRNTNICDLVTSIIAIITIVPVKEINDKFKSKMKIPFPVELLVIIVATLVSHYFNFNTKYKSSVCGTIPTGFQAPKAPNWSLIPSIAADAVPIAIIGFAMTVSLAEIFAKKHGYTISTNQEMIAIGMCNLIPSFFSCFSSCAALAKSLLRESTGTNTQLNGIFSSAVLLLVLLAIAPLFYSLQNCVLGVITICSLRGALRKFSDTPKMWRISKIDTIVWWVSMLSSSLISTEIGLLVAVCFSMLCVIFRTQRPRATLLGKVSGTEIYEDQFTYKELNTIPYVKIFRFDASLYYANKNYFRSSLYSKTNINPSLVAALQRKAKKEEEAASREPSNRFIARFNLIKTVQKPQTASKTSVPQLDIHSLIIDCGAMQFIDSVGLDILKEVRKDYEEIGIEVFLVNCNPSVRRSLQDGGYFSHTSGDVEMLAFHSVHDAVTFAERKFREKQKEIQLRDNAFSFDPAQAISDDLRS, from the exons attAAAGTTCTCGAGGACACTGGAAATGATTTGCCTGATCAAAGTCAAGATGAACGTCAATATGAAAATCAATACATGCATGTGAGGCTCGAGGAACATGTCCAACCAGAACTTAGCACCAAAGAACTTATTGTGATAAAAACCAGGGAATACAGTAAAATTGGCCCAAAACTGGTTACCAACTTTTTTCTAACACTCTTCCCTGTTCTTCAATGGTTACCACGTTATAAGATCAAAAAATACCTACCGGGTGACCTCACATCTGGCATCATTGTTGGCATTGTCACTATTCCACAGTCAATAGCTTATTCTCTTTTGGCCAACCAAGACCCAATCTATGGTTTATACACCAACTTCTTCTGCtgcattatatattttttgacaGCAACTTCCCGTCATAATTGTGTCGGAACGTACGGAGTTCTGTGCTTGATGATAGGAGAGTCGGTGAACAAGCAGCTAAAAGCTGCAGGTTACGTAACAGATGGCACCACCGCAACAGTGGTAAATGCAACACTAACCAATGGAACAATATGTGATAAAAGCTGTTATGCTATTACCGTGGCCACATCTTTAACATTCATTGTTGGTGTCTACCAG atcCTAATGGGAATATTTCAGCTAGGATTCATCTCCATGTATCTGTCAGAACCCTTGCTGAGTGGGTTTGTCACTGGATCATCCCTCACGATTCTGACCTCCCAAATGAAGTATCTCCTTGGCTTAAAGATTCCTCGTCGGGATGGGGCAGGAGCTCTGGTTATGACTTGGATTGACATCTTTGCCAATATACGAAACACCAATATATGTGACTTAGTAACCAGTATAATTGCAATAATTACTATTGTCCCTGTCAAGGAAATCAATGATAAGTTCAAGAGTAAAATGAAAATCCCATTTCCAGTAGAATTGCTTGTCATCATTGTAGCAACACTGGTTTCCCATTACTTTAACTTTAATACCAAATATAAATCCTCAGTCTGTGGCACCATTCCTACTGGTTTCCAGGCTCCCAAAGCCCCAAACTGGAGTCTTATTCCAAGTATAGCTGCCGATGCAGTCCCTATTGCAATAATTGGGTTTGCCATGACAGTATCTTTGGCTGAAATCTTTGCCAAAAAGCATGGGTACACCATTAGTACCAATCAGGAGATGATAGCTATTGGCATGTGCAATCTCATTCCATCGTTCTTTTCTTGTTTTTCCAGCTGTGCCGCCCTTGCAAAAAGTCTTCTGAGAGAATCTACAGGTACAAACACACAGCTCAATGGCATATTCAGCTCTGCCGTATTGCTGCTTGTATTACTTGCGATTGCTCCTTTGTTTTATTCATTACAGAACTGCGTTTTAGGTGTCATCACTATATGCAGTCTTAGGGGAGCTCTAAGAAAATTTTCAGATACCCCAAAAATGTGGCGTATAAGTAAAATTGACACAATTGTCTGGTGGGTCAGCATGTTGTCATCTTCCTTAATATCGACTGAGATTGGGCTACTAGTGGCTGTTTGCTTCTCTATGCTCTGTGTGATCTTCCGTACACAGAGGCCAAGGGCCACTCTATTAGGTAAAGTCAGTGGCACGGAGATTTATGAGGACCAGTTCACGTACAAGGAATTGAACACCATTCCTTATGTTAAAATATTCCGCTTTGATGCCTCTCTGTACTATGCCAACAAAAACTATTTCAGAAGTTCTCTGTACAGTAAGACTAACATCAATCCATCTTTAGTGGCCGCCCTGCAGAGGAAGGCCAAGAAGGAAGAGGAAGCAGCCTCAAGAGAACCAAGCAATAGGTTCATAGCCAGGTTTAATTTGATTAAAACAGTTCAGAAACCTCAGACGGCTTCTAAAACCTCAGTCCCCCAACTTGACATTCACTCCCTTATAATTGATTGTGGGGCCATGCAATTCATAGACTCCGTCGGTCTCGATATTCTTAAAGAAGTCCGCAAAGATTATGAGGAGATAGGCATCGAAGTGTTCCTTGTAAACTGTAACCCATCAGTGCGCCGCTCCCTTCAGGATGGCGGATATTTTAGTCACACAAGTGGTGATGTAGAGATGTTGGCGTTTCATAGTGTGCATGATGCCGTAACGTTTGCCGAAAGGAAGTTCCGTGAAAAACAGAAAGAAATCCAGTTAAGGGATAATGCTTTCTCTTTTGACCCAGCGCAAGCCATTAGTGATGACCTGAGAAGTTAG